From the genome of Cyanobacteria bacterium GSL.Bin1:
GATGCGCTTTTAAACCGACAACGAAACCCCTTCGATTTAGATTTAATTTTAGAAGAAAAAGCCGTAGAGCTCGCCCGTGAAATTGCCAATCGCTGTCAAGCTGGTTTTGTCGTCTTAGATGCCCAACGGGATATCGCCCGGATTGTTTTTGCAGACGGAACCGTTGATTTTGCGAAACTGGAGGGAGAAAGTTTAGAACAAGACTTACGGCGTCGAGACTTTACCATCAACGCGATCGCGCATCATCTCCAGACTGAACAGCTTATCGATCCCCTTAATGGGAAAGAGGATTTAGAGGCAGGGGTGATCAAAATGGTCTCTGC
Proteins encoded in this window:
- a CDS encoding CCA tRNA nucleotidyltransferase, which produces MNSPLSNLQLPFPQQWLPTNTCLVGGTVRDALLNRQRNPFDLDLILEEKAVELAREIANRCQAGFVVLDAQRDIARIVFADGTVDFAKLEGESLEQDLRRRDFTINAIAHHLQTEQLIDPLNGKEDLEAGVIKMVSA